The window TTGCTGTGCAGATGCGGCCGTACCAACTGGTTGGAATCATCCCCAGAGAGGGCAGCCGCGCTGGCACGTTGGATGATAAAATGTATTCCGAATTAGTATGGCTGAAAGAAAAAAAATTATACCAGATTGAACATTAGTAGTTCAATCAGTGTGCCCGAAGGGGCAGGGATTTTGGGGGTGCCCTGTGGATATTCATAGGTACCTATTCTGCCGGGTTTCTGCTAATTCATATTTTGGGAATATTAACGGTTGTATAAAATACAGGAACAGGATAAAATAGAACTAAGGTGTGTTTGAGATTGTTGGAATAAATGCTCAGGCACACTCCATGTAAGGCCCGCCTGGAAGCTGCGGCACAAAGGCCTGGAATGGAGTATTTCAGAAGTATTATATGTTAAGGATCAGGAGAGGAGTTTTGACGCTATGGAAACAAAAGAAATCATTGCAGAAGGAAAGACCTCGCTGGGGATTGAGTTTGGTTCTACAAGAATCAAGGCAGTGCTTGTTGACGGGGCAGGTAAAGTGTTGGCGTCCGGCAGCCATGACTGGGAAAACCAGTATGTGGACGATATCTGGACATACAGCCTGGATGCAGTCTGGACAGGCCTTCAGGACTGTTACCGTGATTTGGCGAAGGACGTAAAGAATACATATGGGGTTGTACTTGATACAATTGGCGCCATTGGGTTCAGCGGTATGATGCATGGGTATCTTCCCTTTGACAAGGACGACGAGCTGCTGGCTGAGTTCCGTACATGGAGGAACAATATTACAGGGCCTGCATCGGAGAAGCTTACGGAGGTGTTTAAGTATAATATCCCCCAGCGCTGGAGCATTGCACATTTGTACCAGGCGATCCTGAATCAGGAGGATCATGTGAAGGATGTAGCTTTCTTTACGACTCTTGCAGGATATGTACACTGGAAGCTGACAGGGAGAAAGGTGCTTGGGATTGGGGAGGCCTCTGGCATGTTCCCCATTGACGTGGAGAAGAAAGACTTTAACCAGAATATGATTGCACAGTTTGATGAGCTGGTGGCGGACCGAGGTTACTCTTGGAAACTGGGCAGCTTACTTCCGAAGGTGCTGACAGCAGGGGAGGATGCAGGCGTCCTCAGCGAAGAAGGCGCTAAGCTGCTTGATGTGACAGGCACGCTGAAAGCGGGAATCCCTGTCTGCCCCCCGGAAAGTGACGGCGGCACGGGTATGGTGGCCACTAACAGTGTGGCGAAACGTACGGCCAATGTATCGGCGGGCACGTCTGTTTTTGCCATGGTTGTGTTGGAAAAGGAACTGTCCAGAGTCTATCCAGAGATAGATCTTGTCACTACACCTGCCGGGGATCTTGTGGCAATGGTACACTCAAACAACTGCACTTCTGATTTGAATGCATGGGTGAACTTATTTAAAGAATTTTCAGAGGCCATGGGTATGGAGACGGATATGAATAAGTTGTTCGGCACCCTGTATAATAAGGCTCTGGAGGGAGACCCGGACTGCGGCGGACTTTTGTCATACTGCTATTTTTCAGGCGAGCATATTACTGGATTTGAAAAAGGCTGCCCTATGTTTGTGCGGACACCGGAAAGTAAGTTTACTCTGGCGAATTTTATGCGTTCCCACTTGTTCACCTGTTTAGGTGCGCTGAGGATGGGGATGGAGATCCTTTACGATGATGGGGTCGAACTGGATCAGATCCTGGGACACGGGGGACTTTTTAAGACGGAAGGCGTAGGGCAGAGAGTGATGGCCGCCGCAACGAAGGTACCAGTGTCCGTCATGGAGACGGCGGGAGAAGGGGGTGCCTGGGGAATCGCCCTTCTGGCTTCTTATATGAAGGATAAGGAAGAAGGGGAGCCATTGGATGCCTACCTCGCAAATAAAATATTCGCAGGAGAAAAATCTGTTACACTGAATCCAGATGAGAGAGACATGGACGGATTTGAGAAGTTTATGGGCAGGTATAAAGCAGGACTTCCTATTGAGAGAGCGGCTGTGGATATCATGGGATAAACAGGCCAGGCTTATGCAATCATCAAATACATTTTATGGGAGGATGTAATGAACCAGGATTTTACGGAGGGGAATATAAGAGGGGCTCTGGTTCGGTTCGCCTTGCCTATGATGGCGGGGGATTTACTGCAGCAGCTATATAATGTGGCGGATACCCTGATTGTAGGGCAGGTTTTGGGCAAGGAGGCCTTGGCGGCAGTCGGGGCCTCCTATACACTTATGACATTTCTGACCTCTATTTTGATTGGTCTTTGCATGGGGAGCGGGGTAGAGTTTTCCCTTTGTTTTGGAAAAAAAGATATGGAAGGCATGAAGAATGGAGTGTTTATGTCTTTTGTGCTGATAGGCGGGGTAACGGCGGGACTTACCCTGCTTTCTTTTGGCGGAATCGACCTGATACTGAAGTTTATGCAGGTTCCAGGAGATACATATGGACTGATGAGGGAATATTTGTGGGTGATCTTCTGGGGCATAACCGCTTCATTTTTATATAACTTCTTTGCCGCGTGGCTGCGGTCAATAGGCAATTCAGCTATACCGCTTATATTTTTGGGAATATCGGCAGTTATGAATATCGGACTGGATTTGTACTTTGTGATCGGGTTAGGTTGGGGAGTCGGCGGGGCGGCCCTGGCAACTGTAATGTCCCAGTATGCAGCGGGGATCGGGATTTGTGTATATACACTGCTGCGTTTTCCAAAGATGAGATTGAAAAAAAGGCACTTCAGATGGAGAAAGGCTGTACTGCGGGAAATTTTTCAACTGTCTTTCCTCACGTGTATCCAGCAGTCTGTTATGAATTTTGGGATCCTCATGGTGCAGGGACTGGTGAATAGCTTTGGAACTGTGGTAATGGCGGCATTTTCTGCGGCGGTGAAGATTGATTCTTTTGCCTATATGCCCGTACAGGATTTTGGCAATGCATTTTCTACTTTTGTAGCTCAAAACCATGGTGCGGGCAAGCAGGAAAGGATACGGGACGGCATACGGAATGCGGTACAGCTCACGTTTATTTTCTGCCTGATAATTTCTCTGCTTGTGTGGATATTTGCCAGACAGCTCATGCTTTTATTTGTAAAGCCCTGGGAGACAGAAATTCTGTCAGTGGGAGTGTCGTATCTCAGGATTGAGGGGAGCTTTTACTGCCTGATAGGGTTCTTGTTTTTGTTCTATGGCTTTTACAGGGCCGTGAAGCGCCCTGGGATGTCAGTGGTCCTTACTGTACTCTCCCTGGGGAGCCGGGTCCTGCTGGCCTATACGCTGTCAGCAGTCCCAGGAATCGGTGTGAATGGGATATGGGCGGCAGTGCCCTTGGGGTGGATGCTGGCCGATGCAGTGGGATATATATATTTGCGCCGGAGGTTTTTGGCCTGTTCTGCGGGGAGGTGACAAAGGGGCGGCATATGCGGCAGAAGCCTGAAAATATTGCTGAATATTTCCGGTCTCAGCCTTTTGGCTTATGATTTGAAAATATAAAGTTTTAGTTATTTTTCTTCTGCACAGCATATAAAATATATATCTTACGCATAGTATGCGAAGTGTTACTATTTTGAAACGATTAGCGACAGACAAATTCTTAGAATATAGAAAATGTTATTATAATCATACTTCTTTATCAATGCGCGAAAGATGAGGTTCAGAGGTATGATGGATAACAATACTATAGGGAGAAATTTAAGGCGGTTAAGAAAAACGAACCGCCTGACTCAAGAGCAGCTGGCTAAGAAACTAAACATAACAAGGCAGACTTTATCAAATTATGAGACAGGGAAAAGACTTCCTGATATTTATGGATTGATTACTGTGGCGGATATTTTCGGTGTATCGGTTGATGAAATTATAGGAAGAGACAAAAAACATTGGTTCAGGTATTAATTTGATATTTAAAACAAAGCGGCCACTGGCTTGTATAAGCAATAATCCATTTATATTTATCCGCAAATCGCTTAGATACACAGTATCTTAAATCCCATATATATTATATTAAAACTAAATGTCTCAGGGGCAGAATGTATTTTCCATATAAACCCCATGGTTTGGAATGTTCCCGGCGTAAAATTAACGGTAAAGAGAATGATTCAGAGAGTACTGCATATACTTGTGTTACAGAACAGACAGGAGATGAAAGTATATGCAGGAGATGATAGTTCAGATTATGGACCAGTTTGGCTATCTGGGGATTTGTTTTCTGATTGCTGTTGAAAATATTTTTCCTCCCATCCCCTCTGAAGTCATATTGACTTTTGGTGGATTTATGACAACTTATACAAGGCTGACAGTGGCTGGAGTCGTGGTTTTTTCCACATTGGGTTCTTCTATCGGGGCGTTAGTCTTATATTGGGCGGGGACCGGCCTGACCCCGGACCGTCTTGACAGCGTGCTTAACAGCAGGCTTTGCAGGATATTGGGGTTTGAAAAAGAGGATATTGAAAAAAGCATCCAATGGTTTGACAGGCAGGGGAAGAAGGCCGTTTTGTTTGGCAGATGTATTCCTATAATCAGGAGCCTTGTCTCCATACCGGCGGGCATGGCCCAAATCCCTCTTCCTGTATTCATGTTTTATACGGTTATAGGAAGTACTGTGTGGAATATTATCCTTGTATCACTGGGAGCCGTTTTAGGGGCGTCCTGGGAGACAGTTCTTATCTATGTAGGAAAATACTCTGCATTTATAAAGGCGGCCCTGGTTGCGGCTGCGCTGTACTTTGTAGTCCGGGTTGTCAGAAGAAAATTTAAAAAAGAGAGATAAGAATGGATACCGCCTGAAGAATTTTTGTTCCATTGTAAAGGGATGTACTTTCTGTGGAATAAATCAATGGGGCCATTGCAGACAGATGGGTGATCATCTAAGGGGCAATGGCCTCATTTTATATTCAGGAAGCTTATGGAGGAGTAAGCATTTATTTCCGCCGGGAACGGGCCAAGGGGACATGCTTATATGTCCATTTTGCGGCTGCCGCCTGGGCCTGATACCCCGATGCCTGCACCGCTGCTAGTTTGATGCCCCGTATGCCTGCATAGGGGTCTTTAACTATGCTGAAAACTGGCAGATTATCCTGAAATCAGGTGTCAGATTAAGAAATGAACGGTATTTATACTTGACTGTAAACCTGCTATATACTTTAAAATAACCATGAAAAGCCAGGAGGGAGGTGTATGTTTGAATACAAAACAGGTAGAAGAGCTGACCGGCATATCCAGACAGAATATACGCTATTATGAACGGCAGGGGTTACTGGAACCGGCCAGAGAAGATAAAAATGCATACAGGGATTATTCGCAGGAGGACGTGCGCAGGCTGAAGCTGATTAAAATGCTGCGCCTGCTGGATATGCCTTTAAAGGAAATTGAAAATGTACTAAATGGGCAGGTTCCCTTAAAAGAGGCTGTTGTTATCCAGCGGGAGAGCCTGCTGGCCCAACAAAAGCAGCTTCAGGCTGCTGTGGAAGTATGTACGAGTATCTACAGGGAAAAAACAGAGAATGTAGATGTGGATACCTATCTTGGGAAAATGGAAAATATGTCCCAAAATGGAGGAGTATTTGCCAGAATTGTGGATGATTACAAGCAGGTGGCGCTGGATGAACAGAGCCGGCAGATTTCTTTCTATACGGTGCAGGCTGTAAACACACCGGGAGAATTTGAGGAAGAGCTTAAAAAATATGCGGCAAGGCAGGGGATGAAGTTTCAAATGATCAAGCCGGGGATGTACCCGGAATTTTCTTTGGACCAGATTCCTTATACTGGCGCCCGGATCCTCAAAGAGGAAGGGACAGGCCGGGCCTCTGCACAGATTGTCTGTATCCGGGAGAGCCGCGAGGAGCTTAAAAAAGAGATATCTAAGGGAAGGCGCCAGGTATACCAGGGGGTGAATACTGTATCGGCAAATATCAGGAGGCACCGTGTAAAAAGTGCGCTCAATATAGCCGTCAGCTTTTTGACAGCCATAGTGCTAATTTTGTACATGGGAAACCTGGCGGGGGCCAAGGAACAGCTGCATAAACTTCCAGATGCATTAAAAGTTTCCGGGCAGGTGTGGAATCTATGCGGGGAAATGAAGAATGGTTTGTTTATACAGCCACAGATGCTGGAAAAGGTATATGAGACATCCCATATTGAAGCACTGGCTGAGACAGCAGAGCTTTTGGGTGTGATTCAAGATGGGGGCGGCAAAGATGAGGAGGAGGAAAAAAATCTTCAGTTTCTTGGAGTGAACCGCCTGGACTGTATTGATGGGTTTGAGGAGGCGGCAATTACATGGGCTGATGGATGGGATTGGGAAAAGTTCCAGGAGGCGCCGGGCGTGTGTATTGTAAATAAAGATCTTGCAGATAAAAAAGGCATTGGCCAGCAGGAGAAGCTATTGTTCTCCCTGGGAAGGTATAAACAAGCATTATCGGGCGTGACCCTCCAATGGGAGCCGCTTCAGCCGGCGGAAATGGAAGTCGTGGGCGTGACAGACTTTGCAGAAGTGGACCCAGATATGATCCTCCCGGACGCCCTGCTTCCCCTTGCGTATGTAAAGGAAATCTTTGAGGAGAATGATAAAACGTATTTTGCGTCATCCCTGTCCTTCACTGTGAAGGATCCTATGGAGCTTAATGCATTAAAAGAAGAAATGAAGGAGGCAGGCTTTCAGTCTGTAATCCAAGGCTCACCTTCATCCTATATGGGCGTGGGATTGAGAATTGAGGATACGGTATTTATTGAAACAGCATTGAACCTGGAAAAGAATCTTTCTTTATTAGAAGGATTCCTGCCATTTATACTCTTGGTAACAGCTATGATAGGCTACATTGTCCCCCATCTGCTTGTCCAGGGACGCCGTGAAGAGTATGCGATTATGAGGGCCCTGGGTGCGGGCCGGAAGAAGTGCAATATTCTGCTCTTTGCGGAACACTGTCTGCTCTTTGCGGCGGGAAGTGCGGCAGGCGCTGTTATTGGGATATTATTCAAGGCAGTGGGGCCTGTTCAGGGAGCGGCCATTTGGATAATATTTATGGGCTGTTATGCTCTTGGAGCGGCGGCAGCCATATGGATGTTTGGGAAATTCAGTGTTGCGGCTGTGTTATCACACAGGGATTGAGAGGCATATATGGAACGAATTAAAGTAGAGGAAGTCAGCTATTCTTATCAGAATAAATATCAGACAATTGAGGCGGTGAAGAAGGTATCTTGTGTGTTTGAGGAAGGGTGCCTGTACGCGATTACAGGAGAGTCAGGGAGCGGGAAAAGTACATTTTTGTCTCTTCTGGCAGGACTGGACTGCCCATGCACAGGTACTATAACCGTGGATGGAGAGGATCTGGCAAAGATAGACAGGGATAAGTACAGGCAGGAGAAAGCCGCCGTGGTGTACCAGGCGTTTCATTTGTTCCCATTGCTGACAGCATGGGAAAATGTGATGTATCCCCTGGAGCTGCGGGGCGTACGCCGCAGGGAAGCCAGGGAAAAGGCAAGGGAGTGTATCCAGGCAGCTGGACTGGGGGAGAAGATACTTAACCAGTACCCGAAGATGATGAGCGGAGGTGAACAGCAGCGGGTGGCAATAGCCAGGGCCATGGCGGCAGGCGGTAAAATACTGTTGGCAGACGAGCCCACGGGGAATCTGGATACAGAAAATGAAGAAAGGATTGTAGAACTTTTGCTTGACCTGGCCCGCCTGCAGAATTATGTGGTGATTCTGGTGACACATAATCCTGAGATTGCCCGGAGGGCAGATGTGCGCATGACCATGAAGGACGGGGAAATGACGGCAATTGAAAAGCAGTGAGGTGCATGGTATGACAGTTTATTATAGTATAAAGCAGATATTGCGCAGTCCATTAAAAAGCCTTCTGTTCTTTCTTCTGACTGGAGTATCAGCATTTCTGCTGGGGTTGGGGGCCAGCCTTTGGCATATAAGCCAGGAATCTATCCGGCAATTTGAAGATATATTTACAACCATAGGGACAGTGGAGCAGATAAAAAAGAATCCGCAGATCTATGAATACTGGGATGCTGAAAAGAAAGCTTATGAGTATTACAAAGGTGGGTCTTACGGGGAATGGATTGACGTGGATGTATTGAATTTCGACGGCGCACAGTATGTGCTGCCTCCAAGGCAGAGGCCCTATTTTGGTGCATATATTGAGGAACTGTACGAGGGTGTGGGGAATGCCAGGATGAATCTGATAGTGGAGGCGACGCCCCTTGAAACGGCGGCTGCGGACCATTCCATCCCAATGCGGGTAGAAAAGGTGATGGGAGGGGCCTTAAATGAAGGCGACATTATTTATATATGTGATCATACGAACCCAGAGCCGGAGATATTTGAGGCTGGAAAGACCTATATTATGCATCTGAATATGGGAACGTTTATCCACGGCACAGGGGCAGACGATGCGGTGACTTCTGAGTACTGGCCGGCCGGGTATGCCGTAGGGTCTACACAGTATACACTGGAGGGGGAATCTGTGCCAGACGCTGACGGATTAGAACCCGAGGACTGGTTTGATGAGGTGACAGAGGGGTTTTATGAGACGGACAGGGGGCAAAGATGGCTTCTTGCATCCCAAATACAAGAGTATTATAACCGTATGGCTGTTGTACAGCCTACAGACGGGACATTACTTCTGATGCCCTTTTACCGGGGGGAGACAGTAATTACGAAAGGAAGGGATATTACTCAGGAGGAATATAAAGAAGGGGCGGCGGTCTGCCTGATACCAGATACTATGGCGATGAGGCTGGGAAAGAATGTGGGGGATAAACTGAGGCTGCCCCTTTATTTTGCAAACTACCGGGATCCCCAGGGGAGCCATATGGGGAATCATTCTTTGCTTAACGCAGAGGGGGAACTGTTCTCTGTATTTGACGACCAGGAATATGAGATTGTAGGTATTTACACGGTGGAGGAGTTGATGGAAGATTCTTATAAGATAGGGGACAATGAAGTGGTGATACCCTGGAACGCAGTCCCAAAGGATTCGTGGAAGGATAACATAGCGGCCTTCGGCCCTATGCAGGGGGCCAATACGTCCTTCCAGATTCCAAACGGGTCTATACAGGAATATCTGGAACTCTGGGAGAAACAAGGGATTGAAGATTTAAGAATCACTTTTTATGACAAAGGTTATACTCAGCTAGAGGAAGGGATCGAAAACAGGAAACTCATGTCCTGGATATTTCTGGCCAGCGGATGTGTTATGTCGGCAATGATACTGCTGTTTTTCTCAAACTTGTTTATTACTGGCCAGGCTGAGAGGATTGCAGTGGAGAGGCTGTTGGGGAGGAGCAAAAAACAGTGTGCCAGATCCATTCTGTCAGGCATGGTTATACTGGCAGGGGCAGCAGTCATCATAGGAAGCGGGGCCAGTTTTGGGGCAACCCAGGCAGTTGCAGAGAAGGCGGATATTACAGAATCATTTGACAAAGAATTTAGTAATGCTTTAATAGATACTGCAGAAAAAGAGGAGGTGGATTTAGAGGGGCCCAGTGTAATTCTGGTATTTGTATCTGGAGGCGGGCTGTTTATGGCCGCCATCCTTATATTTTCCGCCTGTATGGGAGGAAGCCTGAAAAAGGAACCCCTGCAGCTTTTGGGGAAACTAGAAGAGTAATTTTATTCCCCCGGGCAGCGGCCAAGGAGACATGTTTACATGTCCTCTTGGCCGCTGCCGGGAGGGCCAAAAGGCCCCGATGCAGGCATCGGGGCCTTTGACTGAGGAAGAAGTCCTAGGCACAGGATTTCTTCCTTTTTCAATGCAAAACTTCTATCCACTGCCAGAAGGGCCGGCCTGGTTTCAGGAAGGGGCCGTATGAGGGTGCAGCCTGGGAAAAACCTGTAGGGCAAACCTGACTGTCCGGACAGGAGTCAATGAGGGCCTCCTATGGGCATACTTTTTATGCAAAAGTTTCAGATTTGCTATACTTGTCTTATTCTGCCGGAGGATGGATACATCCCCTGGGAGTAATATTTTGGAGTGTAGGAGGTTACATTATGCAGCATGAAACATACGGCTATATCAGAGTTTCCACAAAAGACCAAAATGAAGCACGCCAATTGGACGCATTGGCAAAAATGAAAATACCTTTATCAAATATCTATATTGATAAACAGAGCGGCAAGGATTTTGAACGGCCGGCATGGCAGGAGCTTGTGCACAGGCTGGGAGAGGGAAATCTTTTGGTCGTGAAATCTATAGACCGGCTGGGACGGAATTATGATGATATTCTGGAACAATGGAGAATTATAACAAAAGAAATACATGCAGATGTGCTTGTCCTGGACATGCCTTTATTGGATACAAGGATGAAAGAAAATAATTTGACAGGTACTTTTATTGCAGATTTGGTTCTTCAGATTCTTTCCTACGTGGCACAGACCGAGAGAGAAAATATCAGGCAAAGGCAGGCAGAGGGTATTGCGGCTGCAAGGTCAAGGGGTATAAGGTTTGGGAGGCCTGTAAAAGAAATTCCAGGCTTTGAGGTAATATATTTGTTGTGGAAAGAAGGGAGTATCACAGCTACAGAAGCCGCCGTACGCTGTGGACTGTCCAGGCAGGGATTTTATAAGCGGGTTGGAAGGTATGCAGACGGCAGGGACGGTGACGAGGGGATAGGGCGGCCGCCCTGCAATCCGTATGGTCCGCGTCTCCAAGAGAATACTGGCAGATAGGGCCGTATATAAAACCATGAAATCATGAATACCTTTGCTTACATATACCCAAATGACATCCCTTATTGAACAATAGTAGTCCAATAAGCATAACTTACCAATATATTTCTTTACAATATACCAATTATATTTTATAATTTATATGTATTTTTAGGCAAATTGTTCGTGAAGATACATATAAAAGTTTGTCAACTATTATGTACCTTGCTGGACGAAGTCTATCCGTCCAAAGGACATGTGTTAAGGGGTGCCCTTTGGGTGTACCTGATTGAACATTAGCAGTTCAATAAGTATGCATTAT of the Luxibacter massiliensis genome contains:
- a CDS encoding xylulokinase gives rise to the protein METKEIIAEGKTSLGIEFGSTRIKAVLVDGAGKVLASGSHDWENQYVDDIWTYSLDAVWTGLQDCYRDLAKDVKNTYGVVLDTIGAIGFSGMMHGYLPFDKDDELLAEFRTWRNNITGPASEKLTEVFKYNIPQRWSIAHLYQAILNQEDHVKDVAFFTTLAGYVHWKLTGRKVLGIGEASGMFPIDVEKKDFNQNMIAQFDELVADRGYSWKLGSLLPKVLTAGEDAGVLSEEGAKLLDVTGTLKAGIPVCPPESDGGTGMVATNSVAKRTANVSAGTSVFAMVVLEKELSRVYPEIDLVTTPAGDLVAMVHSNNCTSDLNAWVNLFKEFSEAMGMETDMNKLFGTLYNKALEGDPDCGGLLSYCYFSGEHITGFEKGCPMFVRTPESKFTLANFMRSHLFTCLGALRMGMEILYDDGVELDQILGHGGLFKTEGVGQRVMAAATKVPVSVMETAGEGGAWGIALLASYMKDKEEGEPLDAYLANKIFAGEKSVTLNPDERDMDGFEKFMGRYKAGLPIERAAVDIMG
- a CDS encoding MATE family efflux transporter, with the protein product MNQDFTEGNIRGALVRFALPMMAGDLLQQLYNVADTLIVGQVLGKEALAAVGASYTLMTFLTSILIGLCMGSGVEFSLCFGKKDMEGMKNGVFMSFVLIGGVTAGLTLLSFGGIDLILKFMQVPGDTYGLMREYLWVIFWGITASFLYNFFAAWLRSIGNSAIPLIFLGISAVMNIGLDLYFVIGLGWGVGGAALATVMSQYAAGIGICVYTLLRFPKMRLKKRHFRWRKAVLREIFQLSFLTCIQQSVMNFGILMVQGLVNSFGTVVMAAFSAAVKIDSFAYMPVQDFGNAFSTFVAQNHGAGKQERIRDGIRNAVQLTFIFCLIISLLVWIFARQLMLLFVKPWETEILSVGVSYLRIEGSFYCLIGFLFLFYGFYRAVKRPGMSVVLTVLSLGSRVLLAYTLSAVPGIGVNGIWAAVPLGWMLADAVGYIYLRRRFLACSAGR
- a CDS encoding helix-turn-helix transcriptional regulator, whose translation is MMDNNTIGRNLRRLRKTNRLTQEQLAKKLNITRQTLSNYETGKRLPDIYGLITVADIFGVSVDEIIGRDKKHWFRY
- a CDS encoding DedA family protein, translating into MQEMIVQIMDQFGYLGICFLIAVENIFPPIPSEVILTFGGFMTTYTRLTVAGVVVFSTLGSSIGALVLYWAGTGLTPDRLDSVLNSRLCRILGFEKEDIEKSIQWFDRQGKKAVLFGRCIPIIRSLVSIPAGMAQIPLPVFMFYTVIGSTVWNIILVSLGAVLGASWETVLIYVGKYSAFIKAALVAAALYFVVRVVRRKFKKER
- a CDS encoding MerR family transcriptional regulator; protein product: MNTKQVEELTGISRQNIRYYERQGLLEPAREDKNAYRDYSQEDVRRLKLIKMLRLLDMPLKEIENVLNGQVPLKEAVVIQRESLLAQQKQLQAAVEVCTSIYREKTENVDVDTYLGKMENMSQNGGVFARIVDDYKQVALDEQSRQISFYTVQAVNTPGEFEEELKKYAARQGMKFQMIKPGMYPEFSLDQIPYTGARILKEEGTGRASAQIVCIRESREELKKEISKGRRQVYQGVNTVSANIRRHRVKSALNIAVSFLTAIVLILYMGNLAGAKEQLHKLPDALKVSGQVWNLCGEMKNGLFIQPQMLEKVYETSHIEALAETAELLGVIQDGGGKDEEEEKNLQFLGVNRLDCIDGFEEAAITWADGWDWEKFQEAPGVCIVNKDLADKKGIGQQEKLLFSLGRYKQALSGVTLQWEPLQPAEMEVVGVTDFAEVDPDMILPDALLPLAYVKEIFEENDKTYFASSLSFTVKDPMELNALKEEMKEAGFQSVIQGSPSSYMGVGLRIEDTVFIETALNLEKNLSLLEGFLPFILLVTAMIGYIVPHLLVQGRREEYAIMRALGAGRKKCNILLFAEHCLLFAAGSAAGAVIGILFKAVGPVQGAAIWIIFMGCYALGAAAAIWMFGKFSVAAVLSHRD
- a CDS encoding ABC transporter ATP-binding protein; translation: MERIKVEEVSYSYQNKYQTIEAVKKVSCVFEEGCLYAITGESGSGKSTFLSLLAGLDCPCTGTITVDGEDLAKIDRDKYRQEKAAVVYQAFHLFPLLTAWENVMYPLELRGVRRREAREKARECIQAAGLGEKILNQYPKMMSGGEQQRVAIARAMAAGGKILLADEPTGNLDTENEERIVELLLDLARLQNYVVILVTHNPEIARRADVRMTMKDGEMTAIEKQ
- a CDS encoding ABC transporter permease, with the protein product MTVYYSIKQILRSPLKSLLFFLLTGVSAFLLGLGASLWHISQESIRQFEDIFTTIGTVEQIKKNPQIYEYWDAEKKAYEYYKGGSYGEWIDVDVLNFDGAQYVLPPRQRPYFGAYIEELYEGVGNARMNLIVEATPLETAAADHSIPMRVEKVMGGALNEGDIIYICDHTNPEPEIFEAGKTYIMHLNMGTFIHGTGADDAVTSEYWPAGYAVGSTQYTLEGESVPDADGLEPEDWFDEVTEGFYETDRGQRWLLASQIQEYYNRMAVVQPTDGTLLLMPFYRGETVITKGRDITQEEYKEGAAVCLIPDTMAMRLGKNVGDKLRLPLYFANYRDPQGSHMGNHSLLNAEGELFSVFDDQEYEIVGIYTVEELMEDSYKIGDNEVVIPWNAVPKDSWKDNIAAFGPMQGANTSFQIPNGSIQEYLELWEKQGIEDLRITFYDKGYTQLEEGIENRKLMSWIFLASGCVMSAMILLFFSNLFITGQAERIAVERLLGRSKKQCARSILSGMVILAGAAVIIGSGASFGATQAVAEKADITESFDKEFSNALIDTAEKEEVDLEGPSVILVFVSGGGLFMAAILIFSACMGGSLKKEPLQLLGKLEE
- a CDS encoding recombinase family protein gives rise to the protein MQHETYGYIRVSTKDQNEARQLDALAKMKIPLSNIYIDKQSGKDFERPAWQELVHRLGEGNLLVVKSIDRLGRNYDDILEQWRIITKEIHADVLVLDMPLLDTRMKENNLTGTFIADLVLQILSYVAQTERENIRQRQAEGIAAARSRGIRFGRPVKEIPGFEVIYLLWKEGSITATEAAVRCGLSRQGFYKRVGRYADGRDGDEGIGRPPCNPYGPRLQENTGR